One Ricinus communis isolate WT05 ecotype wild-type chromosome 7, ASM1957865v1, whole genome shotgun sequence genomic region harbors:
- the LOC8278060 gene encoding transcription factor MYB92 — protein sequence MGRSPCCDESGLKKGPWTPEEDQKLVKHIQTHGHGSWRALPKLAGLNRCGKSCRLRWTNYLRPDIKRGKFSQDEEQTILNLHSVLGNKWSAIASHLPGRTDNEIKNFWNTHLKKKLIQMGFDPMTHRPRTDIFSSLPHLIALANLKELIDHRSLEEHAVRLQAEVAQMAKLQHLQYLLQPQTHIQPPAASVATISDNNTIVYSAFSDMETFGLLNSLASIKDIPVPSSTGQLDLSTVTSLPGLVNSDSITFSHLPDLQIPCSSRTPLLNKNKKDSDSTVVQSPPDQFTVFGSSPTSPWIPSTSSTPSPPSNIAPVEMHTCSSSSYGDENEEAPIVWQDLLLDDPLFHQIA from the exons ATGGGAAGGTCTCCTTGCTGTGATGAGAGTGGCCTCAAGAAAGGTCCATGGACTCCTGAAGAAGATCAAAAACTTGTTAAACATATTCAAACTCATGGCCATGGCAGCTGGAGAGCTCTCCCTAAACTTGCTG GTCTTAACAGATGTGGGAAGAGTTGCAGGCTAAGATGGACAAACTATTTAAGGCCAGATATCAAGAGAGGAAAATTCTCCCAAGATGAAGAACAAACAATTCTCAATCTTCATTCTGTACTTGGCAACAA ATGGTCTGCAATTGCTAGCCATCTACCAGGACGGACAGACAATGAAATCAAGAATTTCTGGAATACCCATCTCAAGAAAAAGCTTATTCAGATGGGTTTCGATCCGATGACTCACCGGCCTCGAACCGATATCTTTTCAAGCTTGCCTCATCTTATAGCTTTGGCTAACCTAAAGGAGCTCATAGATCACCGCTCATTGGAAGAACATGCTGTTAGATTACAAGCAGAAGTTGCCCAAATGGCTAAACTCCAACACTTACAATATCTACTCCAACCTCAAACTCACATTCAGCCTCCAGCTGCTTCTGTTGCAACTATTTCAGACAATAACACCATAGTTTATTCTGCTTTCAGTGACATGGAGACTTTCGGTCTTTTGAATTCACTTGCTTCAATCAAAGATATCCCAGTTCCAAGTTCAACAGGCCAGTTGGACTTATCCACAGTTACCTCTCTTCCAGGACTGGTCAATTCTGATTCTATCACTTTCTCTCATCTGCCTGACTTGCAAATCCCTTGCAGTAGCAGAACACcattattaaacaaaaataagaaagacaGTGATTCTACAGTAGTTCAATCTCCTCCTGATCAGTTTACAGTGTTTGGCAGCTCACCTACTTCTCCATGGATTCCTTCAACATCTTCGACTCCATCTCCTCCTTCAAATATTGCTCCTGTTGAAATGCACACTTGTTCTAGTTCAAGCTATGGTGATGAAAATGAAGAAGCTCCTATAGTCTGGCAAGATCTTCTTCTTGATGACCCTTTGTTTCATCAGATTGCTTAG